A stretch of Thermodesulforhabdus norvegica DNA encodes these proteins:
- a CDS encoding 16S rRNA (guanine(527)-N(7))-methyltransferase RsmG gives MHAGLLMYWNRKVNLTGMASWDEILLRHYMDSLVPLSMLPPGKLLLDIGSGAGFPGIPAKALYPETHVVLCDMKRKKTSFLKTFIAYSGLRNVSVVQASWESLLANPESSGIFVSEGYDLIISRALKLTTRDISLILDRGIRDRGALVLWTGPKALKEARGNLKGINFEVREYDLLEGLPRAVLIFRKM, from the coding sequence ATGCATGCCGGACTGCTCATGTACTGGAACAGAAAGGTAAACCTCACCGGCATGGCTTCATGGGATGAAATTCTTCTCCGACACTATATGGATTCTCTCGTTCCCCTGTCAATGTTACCTCCGGGAAAGCTGCTACTGGACATAGGATCCGGCGCCGGGTTCCCCGGAATTCCCGCCAAAGCCTTATATCCCGAAACGCATGTGGTTCTGTGCGATATGAAGAGAAAAAAAACGAGTTTTTTAAAGACCTTTATAGCCTACAGCGGGCTCAGGAATGTCTCCGTCGTTCAGGCAAGCTGGGAGTCTCTCCTGGCAAACCCGGAAAGTTCAGGCATTTTCGTTTCGGAAGGCTACGATCTCATCATATCCCGGGCTCTTAAGTTAACGACCCGGGACATTTCTCTAATTCTGGACAGGGGTATCAGGGACAGGGGAGCTCTTGTGCTCTGGACAGGCCCCAAAGCCCTTAAAGAGGCCAGGGGCAACCTTAAGGGAATCAATTTCGAAGTAAGGGAATACGATTTGCTCGAAGGGCTTCCCAGAGCGGTTCTGATTTTCAGAAAAATGTGA
- the mnmE gene encoding tRNA uridine-5-carboxymethylaminomethyl(34) synthesis GTPase MnmE encodes MIRDLTAKDTICAIATPLGLGGIGIVRISGKASREILSKIFRPSRAKFPLKSHRLYHGWVYDPGTGERLDEVLVSYMKAPHTYTREDVVEINCHSGYVILEEILRLVLKCGARLADPGEFTYRAFLHGRIDLAQAEAVADIVESKSRRALDIARRQLEGALSSLVSSWLDLLTDIMAHLEAAIDFEEDTEGEIEETLQLAERLKKELIDPIEKTERESRELSILREGVRLALVGKPNVGKSSIMNALLKRERALVTHFPGTTRDIIEDTFVLEGIPITIMDTAGIRRDADYIERLGIERAISRIGEANIILWILDLSVPLSKEDDEIFELLKKSSQSLAVVLNKADLAHAFGPEDVKKRYGIDSALVTISAIRPGDVDMLKGFIKNRFLKEAVEAVSESFVVSKHHREYLNTAVEALLRVYGLMLEGASPEIVLVELYDAKKALETILGKGDVGEGILDRIFSRFCIGK; translated from the coding sequence ATGATTCGAGACCTTACCGCAAAGGACACAATATGTGCAATTGCTACCCCCCTGGGCCTGGGGGGTATTGGCATTGTCCGCATAAGCGGTAAAGCATCCCGGGAAATTCTTTCTAAAATCTTCAGACCATCCAGGGCAAAGTTCCCTCTTAAGTCACATCGCCTTTATCACGGGTGGGTTTATGATCCCGGCACCGGAGAACGCCTGGACGAAGTCCTCGTAAGCTACATGAAGGCTCCCCATACCTACACCCGGGAAGACGTGGTGGAAATAAACTGTCACAGTGGATACGTTATCCTTGAGGAAATTCTACGCCTGGTACTCAAATGCGGCGCCCGCCTTGCCGATCCCGGTGAATTTACCTACAGGGCTTTTCTGCACGGAAGGATTGATCTTGCTCAGGCGGAAGCGGTTGCGGACATTGTAGAAAGCAAATCCCGAAGAGCTCTGGACATTGCCCGGCGACAACTGGAAGGTGCCCTCTCATCGCTCGTTTCAAGCTGGCTTGATCTTCTTACGGATATAATGGCACATCTCGAGGCAGCCATAGACTTCGAAGAGGATACGGAAGGAGAGATTGAAGAAACCCTGCAACTTGCCGAGAGGCTCAAAAAAGAACTGATCGATCCCATCGAAAAAACTGAACGGGAGAGCAGAGAACTTTCAATACTTCGGGAGGGCGTACGGCTTGCGCTGGTCGGAAAACCCAACGTGGGCAAGTCCTCGATTATGAATGCTCTGCTTAAAAGAGAGAGGGCACTGGTCACTCATTTTCCAGGTACAACCAGAGACATCATAGAAGACACCTTCGTTCTGGAGGGCATCCCGATAACCATTATGGACACGGCAGGGATCCGCAGGGATGCCGACTACATAGAACGACTGGGAATAGAACGAGCGATTTCCAGAATCGGGGAAGCCAACATAATCCTCTGGATACTTGATCTTTCCGTACCTCTATCAAAAGAGGACGACGAGATCTTCGAACTTTTAAAAAAATCTTCACAATCTCTGGCCGTGGTTCTTAACAAAGCGGATCTTGCTCATGCCTTCGGCCCCGAAGATGTAAAAAAACGGTATGGAATTGACAGTGCTCTGGTTACAATATCAGCGATACGGCCCGGGGATGTGGATATGTTGAAGGGGTTTATAAAGAACCGGTTTCTTAAAGAGGCCGTTGAGGCCGTATCGGAATCTTTCGTGGTAAGTAAACATCATCGGGAATATTTGAATACGGCCGTGGAAGCCCTTTTGCGGGTATACGGGCTGATGCTCGAAGGTGCTTCGCCGGAGATTGTACTGGTAGAGCTCTACGATGCGAAAAAAGCCCTTGAAACAATCCTTGGGAAAGGAGACGTCGGGGAAGGAATTCTGGACCGTATATTCTCCAGATTCTGCATCGGCAAGTGA